The window GACCGCGAGCGCCGGGGCGGCGGCGGCCACCGGCTCCGCGGTGGGGATCGCGGCCACGGCCCACTCGGTCACGGGCGCGGCGGAGTCGCTGCGGACCTGCGGGCGGGCTCGCGCCGCTGAGGCAGGCTCCGATGCGGGTGCGGCGTCGGCGGGGGCGCTGGGCCCGGAGGATGCGGGCTGGCGCGGCGCTCCCCCCTGCGGCATCGGCGCCGGCAGATACTTCACCCGGACGCCGACCTCCTGCTCGATCGCGGAGCGCAGGTGGTCGGACGGACCGGAGCCGGGCGTGGTGCCCTTGAACTTCGCCACGTCGTGCTGGCTCGTGAACCCGAGCGTGAGCACCTCGGAGTCGGTGTCGTACGCGAGCGGCTGCACCGCGGTGGCGAGCAGCCACGACGTGCGGCTGATGCCCTCGAGCCGGGTGAGCACCGACGGCCACGCCGCGCGGATGCGGTCGAACGTGACCGGGCCGGCGGGGGGCGGCGAAGACACGGACGGCGCCGACGCGGTGTCGTCGGCGGCGGCCGAGCCTCCGGCGTCGGAGCCCCCGGAGGTGGAGGTGGAGGTGGAGGTGGCGCGGTCGGGGCTCGCGGGATCGGACGACACCGCCTCATTCGCCGCGGAGGACGCGCGCTGAGCGGGAGCCGACGCGGCCGGTGCCACGGTCGAGGCGGGCGTCGGCACAGCGGGAGCCGCGGACGGCGCCGGGGCCGGTGAGGGTGCAGCGGGAGCCCCGGACGAGGCGGGCGTCGCCGACGTTCCCGGCGCGGCAGACGCCTGCGCCATGGCCGGCGCGGGTGGCACGGCAGACGGTGCTGCGGCCGCGGCCGACGCGGGAGCCGCAGCCGGCGCGGGGGCCGATCCCCCGACCGCGGACGACGCGGTGCCGGGAGCAGCGCCCGCGCCCGAGGCCTCCGCCAGCACTCTCGCGACCATGAGCTCGAGGTGGAGGCGGGGCGACGTGGCGCCGGACATGTCGTCGAGGGCCGCGCTCACGACGTCGGCCGTGCGCGAGAGCCGGAGCGCCCCGAACGCCTCGGCCTGGCGGCGCATGCGGTCGAGCTCGTCCTCCGCGATGCCGCGCAGCACCGCGGACGCCCCCGAGCCCACGGCGGCGATCACGATCAGGTCGCGCAGGCGTTCGAGCAGGTCGTCGACGAAGCGCCGCGGATCCTGCCCGGTCTGCACCACGCGGTCGATCGCGGGGAAGGCCGCGGCGGCATCGCCCGCGGCGAGCGCATCGACGATCTCGTCGAGCAGCGCCCCGTGCGTGTAGCCGAGCAGTGCCACGGCGCGCGCGTAGCCCACGGTGACCGTCTCCGACCCGGCCGGGGAGTCGGACCCGGCGATCAGCTGGTCGAGCAGCGACAGCGTGTCGCGGGGACTGCCGCCGCCCGCACGCACGACGAGCGGCAGCACGCCCTGCTCGACGACCACGCCCTCCTCGGCGCACAGCTTCTCGACGTACTCGAGCATCGCGGCGGGCGGCACGAGCCGGAACGGGTAGTGGTGCGTGCGCGAGCGGATGGTGCCGAGGACCTTCTCGGGCTCGGTGGTCGCGAAGATGAACTTCACGTGCTCCGGCGGCTCCTCCACCAGCTTCAGGAGCGCGTTGAACCCCTGCGGCGTGACCATGTGCGCCTCGTCGAGGATGAAGATCTTGTAGCGGTCACGACTCGGGGCGAAGGTCGCCCGCTCACGCAGGTCGCGCGCGTCGTCGACGCCGTTGTGGCTCGCCGCGTCGATCTCCACCACGTCG of the Microbacterium sufflavum genome contains:
- a CDS encoding DNA polymerase III subunit gamma and tau, whose product is MTTALYRRYRPETFGEMIGQSQVTDPLMTALRGDRVGHAYLFSGPRGCGKTTSARILARCLNCAEGPTDTPCGACPSCVELSRAGGGSLDVVEIDAASHNGVDDARDLRERATFAPSRDRYKIFILDEAHMVTPQGFNALLKLVEEPPEHVKFIFATTEPEKVLGTIRSRTHHYPFRLVPPAAMLEYVEKLCAEEGVVVEQGVLPLVVRAGGGSPRDTLSLLDQLIAGSDSPAGSETVTVGYARAVALLGYTHGALLDEIVDALAAGDAAAAFPAIDRVVQTGQDPRRFVDDLLERLRDLIVIAAVGSGASAVLRGIAEDELDRMRRQAEAFGALRLSRTADVVSAALDDMSGATSPRLHLELMVARVLAEASGAGAAPGTASSAVGGSAPAPAAAPASAAAAAPSAVPPAPAMAQASAAPGTSATPASSGAPAAPSPAPAPSAAPAVPTPASTVAPAASAPAQRASSAANEAVSSDPASPDRATSTSTSTSGGSDAGGSAAADDTASAPSVSSPPPAGPVTFDRIRAAWPSVLTRLEGISRTSWLLATAVQPLAYDTDSEVLTLGFTSQHDVAKFKGTTPGSGPSDHLRSAIEQEVGVRVKYLPAPMPQGGAPRQPASSGPSAPADAAPASEPASAARARPQVRSDSAAPVTEWAVAAIPTAEPVAAAAPALAVDEEPEEVEAASSAPAPPADGAADRDEPPLPGDDEAPAFDDEPPYDPSYEPAYEPRSPSAPPAARPTAQPSRAAAPSVATPPVVVERTPAAGGVQRYGEAVIRQVLGATFLREEPYEPPTRFS